In Actinomycetota bacterium, the genomic window GGTTTGCCGGGACTGGGCCAGTATGATGTCTCCATCCTGTATATGGTCTCCAATCATGCTGTCTCCCTTAACCCTTAAGGCAAAATCAATATTTTTCCCTTCCAGCTGGCCAGGTATGCTGATATAGGTTTCTATATTCTGCTCGGCCAGTATGGGACTGCCGGCGGCTATGCTTCCTATCAGCGGTATTTTGGGCTGTACTGCCAGTCCGCTGCCGTCGGTAATCTTTATTGATCTGGCCAGGGATGTTTTCTCTATATAACCTTTTTTCTGCAGGGCAGCCAGATGATCGCTTACAGCCCTGGGGGAGGCCAGGCCCAACCTCTGGGCCAGCTCCCTGACCGTGGGGGGATAGCCTTTCTGGGCTATAAACTGGCTTATTATTTCCAGCACTTTTTCCTGTTTGGGGGTAAGTTTTTTCATCTTTTTCCTCGGCCTTAATTATAGCTTATAGCTATACAAATGTATAGTATTTTAATTTTTTGAAGCTTGACTTATGGGTTTTAGGGGCTATAATCCCTAAACTTGAAGATAGAAAAAGCATTTTTTGCTTAATTTTGTAAAGTGACTCAAGGAAGGTCATGGAAAAGTATAACATAACTATAAATATATTGTTCTGGTCGCTGACTGCTATAGTCATCTTTGTAACGGTGCTTTCCATCGTTACTCCAGAATTGATTGCCGGTTCCCTGATCGCTGAAGAACAGGAACCAATTGAAGTAAAAACGGAGATAAAAAAACAGCCGGTGGTGCTGGAAGTAGAAAAAAATATAGAATGGTACTATTTTGTAGCCTCCGGGTATAGTGCCAATGACCCCGCCCAGGGAACCAATTCCACCACTGCTACCGGAGCCAAGGTCCAGGAAGGAATAGTAGCGGTAGATCCGGACATGATACCTTTAGGTACGGAGATAGAGATAAAAGGTATGGGAATTTTTGTAGCCGAGGATACCGGGGGCAAAATCAAGGGCAACAGGATTGATATTTACTTTGACACCAAACAGGAAGCCAAGGAATTTGGACAACAGGGAATATGGGTCAAGGTAAATGACAGCGGAATACAGATAGCCCAATCCTACAGGTAAGTATTAATTGTTCTGGTCAGCTATGGCTTTAAGCTGGCCATACATAAGTTTAGCTTCCTTTTTATTCATCTTGGATATGGTAAAAGTATCCTTTTTACTGGAAACAGTAAGAGAGGAATAAAACAAGCCATCTTTTAAGCTTACGCTTGTGATATAGGGGTAAGTGGCAATAAACTGCTTATCTACAGATATATTGGAAACAAAGCTAAAGAATAATTTCTTATCAGTGAGAATTAGTTTTCCATCGGTAATATCATTTAGCACTCCGGTGGAAGCCTGGATCAGCTTTTCGTCTGGTCCCATAAATACAAAAAATTTTTCGGTACTGGTGGTACTCATTGCAATCTCCATCCTATTTTTTTACAAGCAGAAACAGGAGTAATTATATAAAATAATATTTGATAAAAAAAGAAATTATTTTAAAATAAAGAGATTGTTCTTAAGAAGGAAGGTATAAAATTAAGAATTATTTAAAATATCTTATCATACTGGTAGTAATTGGCCTGATAGCAGTGGGCATATTTTTTGCTGTAAGGGGAAACCGGGACCAGGAAACGGCGGAGCAGCCTCCCGCCCCTCAGCAAGAAACAGAACCGGAACCGGAACCGGAGCCTGAGGCAGAAGAAGTTATTTCCAATTTTTATGCCAGCAGTTCTTCTGATTTTGCTCCCTACTCTTTTATAAGCCCTGCCGGCTGGGAGCTAACCGAGGAAGAAGGCGGATCCCGGGTGACTTTAAGCAGGGATGGCGGTGCCATGATGCTAATGGTGGAAAAAATTGCGGACATAGAAGATATGGAAGGGCAGGATTTAGCGGACAGCTATATAGAGATAACCGAAGATATGGATGTAACCCAGGCGGTAGAAGAAGATTTTAGCTGGGGAAAGGACCAGGTTAAGCTTTATGGTTATATGTATGAAAGCGGCCTGCAGCCGGAACAGGAGCAGATAGACCTGCTATGCTGGAACCAATATCAGGACTATGCTTATATTTTAAAATACATGGGAAGCTCCAGCCTGGATAATGCCAAAAAGGATATGGAAAAGGTACTATCTAATTTTAACTGGGGCCAGGGCCCTTCCTCTACCATAAAGGCCGAGGACAGCGATGCCATCAATATCCTCATATTGGGGGATGACAGCGCTTTTGACCGGCCGGGAGGAAGAGTCAGCGGCAGGACCGATATTATCATGCTGCTGCATCTTAACCTGGAAAATTACCAGGGTACAATAGTTACCATACCCAGGGATACCTGGGTGCAGATCCCGGGACATAATGAGACCAAGATTAATGCTGCCCATGCCCTGGGCGGAAACGAGCTTACCGTGGAGACCATAGAACAGTTTTCAGGCCTGGATATTGATTTCTATGTAATTACCGACTTTGACGGTTTTGTCCCCCTGGTTGATTTCCTGGGAGGGGTAACGGTGGAGGTAACCGAGGATCTGGCCGACAGCTTTTCCAATTGTTATTTGGATAAGGGGGTCCACCACCTTAACGGGGAGCAGGCACTAGCCTTGAGCCGGAACCGCCACCGTAA contains:
- the lexA gene encoding transcriptional repressor LexA, encoding MKKLTPKQEKVLEIISQFIAQKGYPPTVRELAQRLGLASPRAVSDHLAALQKKGYIEKTSLARSIKITDGSGLAVQPKIPLIGSIAAGSPILAEQNIETYISIPGQLEGKNIDFALRVKGDSMIGDHIQDGDIILAQSRQTAENGDMVVALIGEEATVKRYYLTPQYLELRPSNPDYEPIRVTGDVIIQGKVLSVYRKL
- a CDS encoding 3D domain-containing protein; translation: MEKYNITINILFWSLTAIVIFVTVLSIVTPELIAGSLIAEEQEPIEVKTEIKKQPVVLEVEKNIEWYYFVASGYSANDPAQGTNSTTATGAKVQEGIVAVDPDMIPLGTEIEIKGMGIFVAEDTGGKIKGNRIDIYFDTKQEAKEFGQQGIWVKVNDSGIQIAQSYR
- a CDS encoding PH domain-containing protein, producing MSTTSTEKFFVFMGPDEKLIQASTGVLNDITDGKLILTDKKLFFSFVSNISVDKQFIATYPYITSVSLKDGLFYSSLTVSSKKDTFTISKMNKKEAKLMYGQLKAIADQNN
- a CDS encoding LCP family protein is translated as MGIFFAVRGNRDQETAEQPPAPQQETEPEPEPEPEAEEVISNFYASSSSDFAPYSFISPAGWELTEEEGGSRVTLSRDGGAMMLMVEKIADIEDMEGQDLADSYIEITEDMDVTQAVEEDFSWGKDQVKLYGYMYESGLQPEQEQIDLLCWNQYQDYAYILKYMGSSSLDNAKKDMEKVLSNFNWGQGPSSTIKAEDSDAINILILGDDSAFDRPGGRVSGRTDIIMLLHLNLENYQGTIVTIPRDTWVQIPGHNETKINAAHALGGNELTVETIEQFSGLDIDFYVITDFDGFVPLVDFLGGVTVEVTEDLADSFSNCYLDKGVHHLNGEQALALSRNRHRNDGAYAREKEAAKIIVALYEQKTTLEKIVKLPAFINFLLNYTWTDMDFSDAVRLLPALGKIKAQDIEITTIPSWPQMVGQASAVVYDEEATAQLFEEIKNQ